A stretch of the Theileria equi strain WA chromosome 1, complete sequence genome encodes the following:
- a CDS encoding hypothetical protein (encoded by transcript BEWA_022900A) has product MSLNDDRKCAPELSEYYKCLGSGNRDVSQCKEQESALRQCSSVDKENNYCLDEILALLNCTRHPNRNGCAKEFVVFRECNRPGGPEIVVKVVGFVRYSHSSDESFKLLKNIGKDQELDDTELTGIKEVSVYYWDGDISHEKPLLLEVVKRDRSHEPAYYYKYGENEDEGKPDTKVWKHKPHVGGISLQSRLDERNLGVNNRIPLDLEEPDKYLGSTSNLAKDITVQLVHSGTELYGTDYRVTEYKITGSDGNTRFSRVEYKKAKANGIEIPNDLITNIRLYSSPSGAGATPVMIEFVGLHGGPSTFFDTKDGTNWGKVGNSDGFYDKNRGKNKHISDLTEALTNKLDEVICFYRNAVTMDLSINRYRESSSHGYRYCCDQHKNDKKVSVKEEKEVSCKEPGHTSSSLKAYKHSITSSGLNLTAIKFYPGGEKKNRRRITSSRLILPADGPVDIYAIYCGGKPALIHVEFKDRRSVVKGWYRRSKNGDDAKWKKISGKLPGVTPDNITECRNWNKLVDVLKKLKCGVSSCPKPAKRQEQVVSLRSEEPYGGLDQAGAEEEEDGSGDEESSDDSDSAHVNSAPGRGGPKGQAGHNGGGGKGSGTGKVAEGTKGEKEESKLVLATDSEAVVGEATQGGSQRSVGFSLPWIPFLSTVGRVGEILLTEATGALAQTLATQTSPQPLPATEPQARSGAEGKTAHTQGPPTASPDPQPKLGAVVLEDDTTTDHSDSTSHQTQKNGDPSPKDAPLQHDSPGRATNTCGITTEGAYVISCKPDNMVALLSLGQDGLLGPNGEHPAGPNGTALSSEAKTNLKGTNLEPHSTESPQTGGQPDSSSPTATTQADSQTNRNVGGQGPGNEASDSNDSNSEAGAGRDPGEKGGNRSHVDPKQHSTVSSGQGNTHTQDGGQSEGARVQGPATSLPAGGTTEDAASPTSTTPQTAAFVDGVSAATVGLGSWLTFGASSGTVAGAGGLTGFGWWMFKRSKGDPWNESKIEAIKYKEGSNLTGFGGQLNTHSSVSVYYWSQDIDHGKPLLIQLGDSKDKYYKYSGSGDNWTNDPGASNNLRDSLDKQNCDRNKAHVVDLLYRSSTNYPCPVIGCSTQIAVAPANYGNDYYRSAHYISLSSISVSGFKDKDNWHTGLPSVKNLQKVLVYRKQSGDNPLLICYQEVTGTKWFRRNIKSGNTWGEVCQDDRPTNPDTDKDNIKKLLQRNDYYPQITINLSMPANEPYRDKTTNINITVRTSPIGDGYWTNVHSLRGGLFTLKSVVHNNLPLADIKSSENLESITVYYNGTDLKVERLLLVEITSHNGDIHRYFYGSPNASSSLPLALTDTLKIGGSSLTTAGLGGLLDNMYTVDPKHLSKYNLDSEVICSIYPPRRSKTLIGGMLDKMKQVCGFKNFQEEFVPKVKS; this is encoded by the exons ATGTCTCTAAACGACGACAGGAAATGTGCTCCTGAGCTCTCAGAGTACTACAAATGCCTGGGTAGTGGCAATCGTGACGTATCGCAGTGCAAGGAACAAGAATCTGCCCTTAGGCAGTGCTCCTCAGT GGACAAGGAGAATAATTACTGTCTGGACGAGATCCTCGCCCTTTTAAACTGCAcaag GCATCCCAACCGCAATGGATGCGCCAAGGAGTTTGTCGTCTTTAGGGAATGCAACAGACCCGGTGGACCTGAAATTGTCGTAAAG GTAGTTGGTTTTGTCCGATACAGTCATAGCAGTGATGAGTCATTCAAGCTCCTGAAAAACATAGGTAAAGATCAGGAACTAGACGATACAGAACTTACAGGGATAAAAGAAGTATCAGTCTATTATTGGGATGGAGATATTAGTCATGAGAAGCCACTGCTTCTGGAGGTTGTCAAGAGAGATCGGTCTCATGAACCAGCGTACTATTATAAGTatggagagaatgaagatgaaggaaaGCCTGATACAAAAGTCTGGAAACATAAGCCACATGTTGGAGGAATATCGTTACAGAGTAGACTTGATGAAAGGAATCTTGGCGTAAACAATCGCATTCCCCTTGACCTTGAGGAACCTGATAAATATCTTGGTTCAACATCTAATCTTGCCAAAGACATAACTGTACAACTCGTCCATAGTGGTACAGAGCTCTATGGAACTGATTATAGAGTTACCGAGTATAAAATTACTGGAAGCGATGGAAATACTCGGTTTTCAAGGGTAGAATATAAAAAGGCAAAGGCAAATGGTATTGAGATTCCAAATGATTTAATTACTAATATTAGACTATATTCATCACCAAGCGGTGCAGGTGCTACGCCTGTTATGATTGAATTCGTTGGTCTTCACGGTGGAccatctacattttttgaTACGAAAGATGGTACAAATTGGGGGAAGGTTGGTAATTCAGATGGATTCTATGACAAAAACAGGGGTAAAAATAAACATATATCTGACCTAACAGAAGCTTTAACAAATAAGCTAGATGAAGTCATATGCTTCTATCGGAATGCAGTTACTATGGATCTTAGCATTAACAGATATCGGGAATCTTCTAGCCATGGCTATAGGTATTGTTGTGATCAACataaaaatgacaaaaaaGTCTCCGTtaaggaagaaaaggaagtTTCTTGTAAGGAACCTGGTCATACCTCAAGTTCCCTTAAAGCTTATAAACACTCCATTACTAGTTCTGGTTTGAATCTGACAGCTATTAAATTTTACCCTGGTGGAGAGAAAAAGAatagaagacgtataacATCCTCCAGATTGATCCTACCTGCTGATGGACCTGTCGATATTTACGCAATATACTGTGGAGGGAAACCGGCTTTGATTCATGTTGAGTTCAAAGATAGACGATCTGTAGTCAAAGGTTGGTATAGAAGAAGCAAAAATGGTGATGATGccaaatggaaaaaaatATCTGGTAAACTTCCTGGTGTAACTCCTGATAATATTACCGAATGTAGAAACTGGAATAAACTGGTGGATGTGCTTAAGAAACTTAAATGTGGCGTATCTAGTTGCCCTAAACCTGCTAAACGACAAGAACAAGTAGTATCACTACGTTCTGAAGAACCTTATGGAGGACTAGACCAAGCTGGAgctgaggaagaggaagatggtagtggagatgaagaatcttcTGATGACTCTGATTCTGCTCATGTTAATAGTGCTCCTGGTAGAGGTGGCCCTAAAGGACAAGCTGGTCATAACGGTGGAGGTGGCAAGGGTAGTGGAACGGGCAAAGTTGCTGAAGGCACTAAAGGAgagaaagaagaatctaaaCTTGTTCTTGCTACAGATTCTGAAGCTGTTGTTGGTGAAGCTACTCAAGGTGGTAGTCAAAGAAGTGTAGGTTTTAGTTTACCATGGATACCATTTCTATCCACAGTTGGAAGAGTTGGAGAAATACTACTTACTGAAGCAACCGGTGCTCTAGCACAAACTTTAGCTACTCAAACTTCTCCTCAACCTCTTCCTGCTACTGAACCTCAAGCTCGTTCTGGTGCTGAAGGAAAAACTGCTCATACTCAAGGACCTCCTACTGCTTCTCCTGATCCTCAACCTAAACTTGGTGCCGTTGTTCTTGAAGATGATACTACTACTGATCACTCTGACTCTACATCTCATCAAACACAAAAGAATGGTGATCCATCCCCTAAAGATGCTCCTCTTCAACATGACTCACCTGGCCGAGCTACTAATACTTGTGGAATTACTACTGAAGGTGCTTATGTTATTAGTTGTAAACCTGATAATATGGTTGCTCTTCTATCTCTTGGTCAAGATGGTCTTCTTGGACCTAATGGTGAACATCCTGCTGGTCCTAATGGTACTGCTCTATCTAGTGAAGCTAAAACTAATCTTAAAGGGACTAATCTAGAACCTCATAGTACTGAATCTCCTCAAACTGGTGGACAACCTGACTCATCTTCCCCAACTGCTACTACTCAAGCTGATTCTCAAACCAATAGGAATGTTGGAGGACAAGGCCCTGGTAATGAAGCTAGCGATAGTAATGATAGTAACTCTGAAGCTGGAGCTGGAAGAGATCCTGGTGAAAAGGGTGGTAATAGATCTCATGTAGATCCTAAACAACATTCTACTGTCTCATCTGGCCAAGGTAATACTCATACTCAAGATGGAGGTCAATCTGAAGGTGCTAGAGTACAAGGCCCCGCTACTAGTCTACCTGCTGGAGgtactactgaagatgCTGCTTCTCCTacttctactactcctcAAACTGCTGCTTTTGTTGATGGAGTTTCTGCTGCTACTGTTGGTCTAGGATCATGGTTAACCTTTGGAGCATCCTCTGGCACTgttgccggagctggtggtcttactggatttggttggtggatgtttaaacgttctaaaggagatccctgg AATGAATCAAAGATCGAGGCTATCAAGTATAAAGAAGGTTCTAACCTTACAGGATTTGGGGGTCAACTAAATACTCATTCAAGTGTCTCAGTATACTATTGGTCTCAGGATATTGATCACGGTAAGCCATTGCTAATTCAACTGGGAGATAGTAAAGATAAATACTACAAATATTCTGGTAGTGGAGATAATTGGACAAATGATCCGGGGGCAAGTAATAATCTAAGAGATTCTCTTGATAAACAGAACTGTGACAGAAACAAGGCTCATGTTGTAGATCTATTATACAGAAGCAGTACTAATTACCCATGTCCGGTCATAGGTTGCAGTACTCAGATTGCCGTAGCACCAGCAAATTATGGTAACGATTACTATAGATCCGCGCATTATATTTCTCTTTCATCTATCTCGGTCTCTGGATTCAAGGATAAGGATAATTGGCATACTGGACTACCGTCAGTTAAGAATCTACAGAAGGTTCTTGTTTACCGGAAACAGTCTGGTGACAATCCTCTTCTGATTTGTTATCAAGAAGTTACTGGTACTAAATGGTTCAGAAGAAACATTAAATCTGGAAACACTTGGGGTGAAGTATGCCAGGATGATAGACCTACAAATCCTGACACCGATAAGGATAATATAAAGAAGCTTCTCCAACGCAATGATTATTACCCCCAAATTACTATCAATTTGTCTATGCCTGCTAATGAACCATACCGTGATAAAACAActaatataaatataactGTGAGAACTAGTCCCATAGGTGATGGCTACTGGACAAATGTGCATTCCCTAAGAGGTGGCCTATTTACACTCAAAAGTGTTGTGCATAATAATCTTCCTCTTGCCGATATAAAGTCTAgtgaaaatttggaaagCATTACAGTATACTACAATGGAACTGATCTTAAGGTTGAGAGACTTCTCCTTGTTGAAATCACATCACACAATGGAGACATACACAGATACTTTTACGGATCACCTAATGCAAGTTCTTCACTTCCTCTTGCACTTACAGATACCCTAAAGATCGGTGGAAGTAGTCTAACAACGGCTGGTTTGGGTGGTCTTCTT GACAACATGTACACTGTGGACCCAAAGCATCTCTCAAAATACAATCTCGACTCAGAGGTCATATGCTCCATCTACCCTCCAAGGCGTAGCAAGACTCTCATTGGTGGAATGTTGGACAAGATGAAACAAGTCTGCGGATTCAAAAACTTTCAAGAAGAATTTGTACCAAAAGTAAAATCCTAG
- a CDS encoding DNA replication licensing factor MCM2, putative (encoded by transcript BEWA_022910A): protein MTEHPYFSTLELLVHRSSAWRRFPFHSQKHTDEVYEDEHDREDYFAGEGLRDEEEEQAELEGEDLYEDETGFVVGQRDLERELQGFAKLGIDNVNEYDQDLLDDEVYEDDPKARRAAERRMQYEARMRSRDAEVDRSVHQRLWKRIMNMEDDDVDENLFERISERVAKRRTDLAGSDADAPDISMLEGAKAILHSTPSEVHFDEKYQQAVDCCFRYFLYRFKINDSADGYYYVNKIGTMIREDKCTLRIAAQHLLQFHCENVVTWLEFRPCDILPVLHDCLTFEAHRMRPDLYAGRYCKVAITDWPFTTQLSHLRSSELNTLIRVSGIVIRRGAVLPRLRVLYLKCNTCDSHLSELPIYFSDTIAPVFPKKCPYCHAGGFTVDRINTVYTDYQKLIIQEPPSTVPAGRTPRQRNVILTGDLVDSVKPGDLVDVLGIYKTRYDVGLNIKHGFPVLHTELEANNIERQDDTLSFDITEEDIAEIKKLAADPCIRERLISSVAPTLWGHKSAKAAICYALFGGVQKGSSSFGFMGSSDDNNSHRIRGDINVLLVGDPGLGKSQLLQYVHKTGHRTVLTTGKGASAVGLTASVRRDPITNEWCLEGGALVLADEGFCVIDEFDKMTDKDRVSIHEAMEQQSISISKAGIVATLRARCSVIAAANPKFGRYEPSYTFKENVDFNDPILSRFDLIIVLCDIPNLEEDSLLSEYVITNHQLLHPRLDNVDNYHAVLQRLQRTIMASSVCEPINQDLFKKYVYYARRNIHPEVAPECYKEIEGKLIGFYSRIRQNSSLGGYPLTLRHVETVIRIAEANAKMRLSNRILSQDVDLAIAILLESYISSQKYSVATRLSREFSRYRTLFAGSDDVLSRLLRGALQQQVEKSTRQAQAREMHRADNAEDGAADDTERTHAFLPCNIFLRIASKYKFDKDRVERWMYSSHFNEQFSIKTHDGVEGIVLRRFNVF from the coding sequence ATGACTGAACACCCCTATTTTTCTACGCTAGAGTTGCTCGTGCACCGCTCATCCGCCTGGCGGCGATTTCCATTCCATTCACAAAAACATACAGATGAGGTGTACGAGGACGAGCACGACAGAGAAGACTACTTTGCCGGAGAGGGTTTGCGCgatgaggaggaagagCAGGCGGAGTTAGAGGGAGAGGACCTCTACGAAGATGAGACCGGCTTCGTCGTGGGTCAGCGCGACTTGGAAAGGGAGTTGCAGGGATTCGCAAAGCTCGGTATAGACAACGTGAATGAATATGACCAGGACCTTTTGGACGACGAAGTGTACGAGGACGACCCCAAAGCCAGGAGGGCGGCGGAACGTAGGATGCAGTATGAAGCTCGTATGAGGTCCAGAGATGCTGAAGTTGACCGTTCGGTCCACCAGAGGCTCTGGAAACGCATCatgaatatggaagatGACGATGTTGATGAGAATTTGTTTGAAAGAATTTCTGAAAGGGTCGCCAAGAGAAGAACGGATCTTGCAGGCTCTGATGCCGATGCTCCAGATATTTCAATGCTAGAGGGAGCAAAGGCTATACTTCACTCAACACCCAGTGAAGTAcattttgatgaaaagtaCCAGCAGGCTGTCGATTGCTGTTTCCGCTACTTTTTGTATCGCTTCAAGATTAATGATTCCGCAGACGGCTACTACTATGTAAACAAGATTGGAACAATGATTAGGGAGGATAAATGTACTCTACGCATTGCGGCTCAACATTTGCTCCAGTTTCATTGTGAAAACGTGGTCACATGGCTGGAGTTCCGCCCTTGCGatattcttccagtttTACACGACTGCTTGACCTTTGAGGCACATAGAATGCGTCCAGACCTCTATGCAGGCAGATACTGCAAGGTTGCAATTACAGATTGGCCATTTACGACACAATTGAGTCACTTGAGATCATCGGAGCTTAATACACTTATTAGGGTCTCTGGTATTGTTATCAGAAGAGGAGCCGTGCTTCCACGGCTCCGTGTGCTTTATCTCAAGTGTAACACATGCGACTCTCACCTTTCGGAACTTCCAATATATTTCTCAGATACTATAGCGCCAGTATTCCCTAAAAAGTGCCCATACTGCCACGCTGGAGGTTTCACTGTTGACAGAATAAATACTGTCTATACGGATTACCAAAAGTTGATTATTCAGGAACCACCAAGCACAGTTCCTGCCGGAAGAACCCCAAGACAACGCAATGTTATTCTCACTGGTGATTTGGTAGATTCTGTAAAACCAGGAGATCTAGTGGACGTCCTTGGTATCTACAAGACCAGATATGATGTGGGTCTAAACATAAAGCATGGATTCCCCGTGCTTCATACAGAGCTAGAGGCCAACAATATTGAGAGACAAGATGATACCCTCTCATTTGACATTACAGAGGAAGATATTGCGGAGATTAAAAAGTTGGCTGCGGATCCTTGCATCAGGGAGAGACTTATAAGCTCCGTTGCACCTACCCTTTGGGGACACAAGAGCGCCAAGGCAGCCATTTGTTACGCTCTCTTTGGAGGTGTGCAAAAGGGAAGTTCTAGTTTTGGCTTCATGGGATCCTCTGATGATAATAATTCACACAGAATTAGGGGAGATATTAATGTTTTGTTGGTTGGCGATCCAGGCCTAGGAAAGTCACAGCTTTTGCAGTATGTGCACAAGACCGGACACAGGACCGTTTTGACCACTGGAAAGGGTGCATCTGCTGTTGGTCTCACGGCTAGTGTTCGCAGAGATCCCATCACTAATGAGTGGTGCCTGGAAGGTGGTGCCCTTGTGCTTGCAGATGAGGGTTTCTGCGTTATTGATgagtttgataaaatgaCTGATAAGGATCGTGTGAGTATACACGAAGCTATGGAACAGCAATCCATTTCTATTTCAAAGGCTGGTATCGTAGCCACCCTGAGAGCACGTTGCTCTGTCATTGCGGCAGCCAACCCCAAGTTTGGTCGTTATGAGCCAAGCTACACATTTAAGGAGAATGTAGATTTTAATGATCCAATTCTGAGTCGTTTCGATCTCATTATAGTCTTGTGTGATATTCCAAACTTGGAGGAGGACTCCTTGTTATCAGAATACGTTATCACAAACCATCAATTATTACATCCAAGATTGGATAACGTGGATAACTACCATGCTGTTTTGCAGAGATTGCAGAGGACAATTATGGCCTCATCAGTTTGTGAACCAATCAATCAGGATCTGTTTAAAAAGTATGTTTACTACGCAAGGCGCAATATTCACCCTGAAGTTGCTCCAGAGTGTTACAAGGAAATTGAGGGAAAACTCATTGGATTTTATAGCAGAATTAGGCAAAACTCATCCTTGGGTGGTTACCCACTGACGTTGAGGCACGTAGAAACTGTGATTAGGATTGCGGAGGCGAATGCAAAGATGAGACTCAGCAATAGAATTTTGTCTCAGGATGTTGATCTCGCGATTGCAATTCTCCTAGAGTCTTATATTTCAAGTCAAAAGTATTCCGTTGCTACAAGACTCAGCAGAGAGTTTTCAAGATACCGCACTTTGTTTGCTGGAAGCGACGATGTGTTGTCTCGATTGCTCAGAGGAGCTTTACAGCAACAGGTTGAAAAGAGCACCAGACAGGCCCAAGCCAGGGAGATGCACCGTGCAGATAATGCTGAAGATGGAGCGGCAGATGACACTGAAAGGACACACGCATTCTTGCCTTGCAATATATTCTTGCGCATTGCATCAAAGTACAAGTTTGATAAGGACCGTGTTGAGAGGTGGATGTACTCGTCGCACTTTAATGAGCAATTTTCCATAAAGACACACGATGGTGTTGAGGGAATTGTATTGAGAAGATTTAATGTTTTTTAG
- a CDS encoding hypothetical protein (encoded by transcript BEWA_022920A) → MEDVKSPEISSNELERAISSLVRGVDLKTMSVGSVRRDLAAKFNTSQEYMDERTDEIKGLILKVLRQIEEEQKVKTEATVKQEKRKLDDQPLSTVLSEETAKTDQEEEKQNPPKKVAKLQSEIMTKRHFLENAGNLELKLQLAESVLATPRTFSTGSCGWSSNAKIKLRVGDQEVFCQVGFNCTVVGSKNWKES, encoded by the exons ATGGAAGACGTGAAATCTCCAGAGATATCTTCCAATGAGTTGGAAAGGGCCATAAG TTCCCTGGTGAGGGGTGTTGACCTCAAGACGATGAGTGTTGGCAGCGTTAGGAGGGACTTGGCTGCAAAGTTCAATACAAGTCAAGAGTACATGGACGAGAGGACTGACGAGATCAAGGGCTTGATTCTAAAGGTGCTCAGACAGATTGAGGAGGAGCAAAAGGTCAAGACGGAGGCGACTGTGAAGCAGGAGAAGCGCAAATTGGACGACCAGCCGCTTTCTACCGTCTTGAGTGAGGAGACTGCCAAGACGGAccaggaggaagagaagcAGAATCCCCCAAAGAAGGTCGCAAAACTGCAGA GTGAGATTATGACGAAGCGACACTTTTTGGAGAACGCCGGCAACCTCGAGCTTAAGCTGCAACTCGCGGAGAGCGTCCTCGCCACGCCCAGGACCTTTTCCACCGGAAGCTGCGGGTG GTCCTCGAACGCCAAGATAAAGCTCAGGGTGGGTGACCAGGAGGTCTTTTGTCAAGTTGGTTTCAACTGCACGG TCGTTGGCAGCAAGAACTGGAAGGAGAGCTGA